The following are encoded together in the Fibrobacter sp. UWB10 genome:
- a CDS encoding prephenate dehydratase, whose product MKKIAFQGRKGAYSDCAAHYLFGEDIETLPMDTFEEIYQAIETGEADGGAIPIENSTAGSIEANYDLLYKWRHRIVGEVMLRIEHTLCVMPGVKLGDLKRVYSHPQALAQCSKFFAENPQIKAVPAFDTAGSAEELAARKAKDEGAIASAYAAKIYNLDILKAGLENLKGTNFTRFYGIQKIPAAFDTIEGAKTTMLFELADNNAVGALYNALGCFAKRGINLTRCESRPHPDKPWEYIFHVSFEANVNEDRAKEALVELKNYTSQMYILGTFKKGVIETLKY is encoded by the coding sequence TGTGCCGCGCATTATCTGTTTGGTGAAGACATCGAAACGCTCCCGATGGACACTTTCGAAGAAATCTACCAAGCAATCGAAACAGGCGAAGCCGACGGCGGTGCCATTCCTATCGAAAACTCGACAGCAGGCTCCATCGAGGCAAACTACGATTTGCTGTACAAGTGGCGCCACCGCATTGTGGGCGAAGTCATGCTTCGCATCGAGCACACCTTGTGCGTGATGCCTGGTGTCAAGCTTGGCGACCTGAAGCGCGTTTACAGCCACCCGCAGGCTCTTGCGCAGTGTTCCAAATTCTTTGCCGAAAACCCGCAGATTAAGGCGGTTCCGGCTTTCGATACCGCAGGCTCTGCCGAAGAACTTGCCGCTCGCAAGGCTAAAGACGAAGGCGCCATCGCAAGCGCCTACGCCGCAAAGATTTACAACTTGGACATTCTGAAAGCAGGCCTTGAAAACTTGAAGGGCACGAACTTCACGCGTTTCTACGGGATTCAAAAAATTCCCGCAGCCTTCGATACCATTGAAGGCGCCAAGACGACCATGCTATTCGAACTGGCTGACAATAACGCCGTGGGCGCACTCTACAATGCGCTGGGTTGCTTTGCCAAGCGCGGCATCAACTTGACCCGTTGCGAAAGCCGCCCGCACCCGGACAAACCGTGGGAATACATTTTCCACGTTTCGTTCGAAGCAAACGTGAACGAAGACCGAGCAAAAGAAGCCCTTGTAGAACTCAAGAATTACACGAGCCAGATGTACATTCTGGGCACCTTCAAGAAAGGCGTAATCGAGACTTTGAAATACTAA
- the rph gene encoding ribonuclease PH, translating into MAYERTDRKFDEYRNLKMTTGFISSADGSVLIEMGRTRVICNATLLPKVPDWLAGKGTGWITAEYSLLPQSTGKRVERERKGASGRTQEIQRLVGRSLRGAADLAALGENAIVVDCDVIEADGGTRTASIIGGFVALALALKKIKERLGITAQILQHGITAISVGVVAGKPLCDLCYVEDSAADVDMNVVMQDAKNFIEVQGTGEHASFDRNMLNTLLDLGENACKDIYKKQMELIGGELP; encoded by the coding sequence ATGGCTTACGAACGTACCGACAGAAAGTTTGACGAATACCGCAACCTTAAAATGACCACGGGCTTTATTTCAAGCGCCGACGGTTCTGTTCTGATTGAAATGGGTCGTACCCGCGTTATCTGTAACGCGACTCTCCTCCCTAAGGTTCCGGATTGGCTTGCCGGCAAAGGCACGGGCTGGATTACGGCTGAATACAGTCTGCTCCCGCAGAGTACGGGTAAGCGTGTGGAACGCGAGCGCAAGGGCGCGAGCGGCCGTACGCAAGAAATCCAGCGCCTGGTGGGCCGCTCGCTGCGCGGCGCAGCCGACCTGGCCGCCCTCGGTGAAAACGCCATCGTGGTCGACTGCGACGTGATCGAAGCCGACGGTGGCACTCGCACCGCGAGCATTATCGGCGGCTTCGTAGCCCTTGCGCTCGCTCTCAAGAAAATCAAAGAACGCCTCGGCATTACCGCACAAATCCTGCAGCACGGCATTACGGCAATTTCTGTCGGCGTTGTTGCGGGCAAACCGCTTTGCGACCTCTGCTATGTAGAAGATTCCGCAGCCGATGTCGACATGAACGTGGTCATGCAAGACGCCAAGAACTTCATCGAAGTGCAGGGCACTGGCGAACACGCCAGCTTTGACCGCAACATGCTCAACACGCTCCTTGACCTCGGCGAAAACGCTTGCAAGGACATCTACAAAAAGCAGATGGAATTGATCGGCGGCGAACTGCCGTAA